DNA from Paratractidigestivibacter faecalis:
AGACCACGAGGTTGATAGGCCGCAGGTGGAAGCCCCGCGAGGGGCGGAGCCGAGCGGTACTAATCGGCCGAGCTCTTCCTTCGCGACCTTCTGGAGAGGCTTCGATCCCGGTCACGCTGTGCGGCCCTGAGGGCACGGCCACGCGGCCCGCCCGTAAATCGCAGAACGCCCCTTGGCGGCCGGCGGCCATGGCAGGGGAGGCACACCCGGACCCATCCCGAACCCGGAAGTTAAGCCCCCGAGCGCCGATGGTACTGCGGAGTAAGTCCGTGGGAGAGCAGGACGCCGCCGGCCACCAAGGGGCATTTTGCCAGGGGAGGCCCCCTCCGCGAGAGCGGAGGGGGCCTCTCTGCGTATGTACGCGTGTTGTTTTACTTTGCCTCTCTCCTTTATGAAATCAATACCATGATGTAAGTGCCGTTTGTCGGCTCATTTCTACCGTTCGGCTGCTTTATACTGTTCAAACGTAGAGCAGGTGGTGTGAGGTCTGCACCTTGGTATCCGAAAGGACTTTTGAAATGAAGATTCTCTTCTACGGAACCGCAAGCTACGACAAGGATTCCTTCAACAGGGAGCTCAAGAGCTATCCCAACATCAAGATTGATTTTATCGAGACCAATCTCACTCCTATGACAGCCGCCCTTGCCCGTGGCTATGATGCCGTCTGCGCGTTCGTCAATGCCGATGCGGGCGCCATGACCCTCGAGATTCTGGCGGGCTTTGGCGTCAAGCTCGTTCTCATGCGCTGCGCTGGCTTTGATGCCGTCAACGTTCCCGTTGCCAAGGACCTTGGCATGAAGGTCACTCGTGTTCCTGCCTATTCTCCGCAGGCTATTGCCGAGCACGCCATGGGCCTTGCGCTCTGCGCCAACCGCCGTATCCACAAGGGCTATAACCGCGTCCGTGACAATGACTTCAACCTCGAGGGTCTTGTCGGCGAGACGCTTTATGGCAAGACCGCCGGCATCATTGGCACTGGCCGAATTGGCGCCGCGCTCTGCCGAATCTGCAAGGGCTTTGGCATGAAGGTCCTCGGCAGCGACCTTTACCCCAACATGCAGCTTGTCGAGGAGGGCGTCGTCGACGAGTACGTTGACTATGATGAGCTGTATCGTCGAAGCGACCTCATTTCTCTCCATGCTTTCCTTAATGAGGAGAGCCGCCACATGATCAACGATGACTCCATTGCCAAGATGAAGGACGGCGTCATCTTTGTGAACACCGGTCGTGGCGGTCTCGTTGACACCCAGGCCCTTATCCGCGGCATCCTGTCTGGCAAGATTGGCGCCGCAGGACTGGACGTTTATGACGAGGAGGGCCCCAACGTTTACCAGGACCGCGCTGGTGAGATCATTGACTCCGTCACTTCTCGCCTGTGCTCCTTCCCCAACGTGGTGATGACCAGCCACCAGGCCTTCTTCACCAAGGAGGCCTTGGGTGAGATTGCCCGCGTCACGCTTGATAACGCGCAGGCGTTTGCTAACGGCACCGACTTCGTCGAGAGGTCCGTCGTCTGCTAGCATCGCTAGCAGCGATTCATATTGGCGTTTCCATACGAGAAAGAGGTTCTAGATGGGATTTACCAAGAAGACCAAGATCGTATGCACCATGGGTCCGTCCACTGAGGACGAGGAGGTGCTGCGTCAGCTCATTCTTCACGGCATGAACGTCGCTCGTTTCAACTTCTCTCACGGCAGCCACGAGTATCACCGTCAGATGATCGAGAAGGTGCGCAACATTTCCAAGGAGCTCGGCATTCCCGTTGCCATTCTTCTTGACACCAAGGGCCCCGAGGTCCGTACCGGCCTTCTGGAGGACGGCAAGAAGGTCACCGTCAAGACTGGCGACGAGCTTGTCATCTCTGCCCAGCCCACTGGCGAGAACTTCCACGGCAACGCCGGCCACATCTCCCTTGACTACCTGAACCTTCCCAAGGAGGTCACCAAGGGCTCCATCATCCTCATCGACGATGGCCTGATCGGCCTTGAGGTTGACCACGTCGAGGGTAACGACATGTACTGCGTCGTCACCAACGGCGGCGAGATTGGCGAGCGCAAGGGCGTCAACATCCCCAACGTCAACATTGGCCTGCCCTCCGTCACCCCGCAGGACCGCGCGGACATCATGTTTGGCTGCGAGCTCGGCATCGATGCCATTGCCGCCTCCTTCATCCGCGACGCCAAGGCCGTTGACGAGATTCGCCAGATTTGCGTCGAGATGGGTGCCCCGCACGTGCAGATCTTCCCGAAGATCGAGAGCGCCCTGGGTGTCGAGAACTTCGACGAGATTCTGCACGTCTCTGACGGCATCATGGTTGCTCGTGGCGACCTGGGCGTCGAGGTGCCTGCCGCCAAGGTCCCGCACATCCAGAAGACCATCATCAAGAAGTGCGCCGAGCACTACAAGCCGGTCATCACCGCTACGCAGATGCTCGACTCCATGATTCGCAACCCGCGTCCGACCCGCGCCGAGGTCAACGACGTTGCCAACGCCGTCATGGATGGTACCGACTGCGTCATGCTCTCTGGCGAGACCGCCTCGGGCAAGTATCCCATCGACGCCGTTCGCACCATGGCCGAGATCTGCAAGGAGACCGAGAAGTACCTCCCCGAGAACGAGCACTATTACGACCGCGGCGGCGTCCGCAACGTCAACGGCGCCACTGGCTTTGCTGCCGTTGAGATGGCCGATCGCGTGGGTGCCAAGTGCATCATCGTGCCGACCCACTCTGGTCGTTCCGCTCGCCTGGTCTCCAAGTTCCGCCCGAAGGTACCCCTGTACGCCATGTCCCCCTCCGACGAGTCTGTGCGCCGCACCTGCTTCTACTGGGGCGTCTACGCGTACCGCACCACCGAGCAGGGCTCCCTCACCAACACGCTCTACAACGCGCTGACCACCGCGAAGGAGAACAAGGTCGTCGATGCCGGCGACATTGTTGTCCTCACCGCCGGTGACCCGCAGACCTCCCCGCGCCAGGGCGACTACACCACCTCCACCAACCTGGCTATGATCGCCCAGGTCCAGTAGAGACGACCCGCCACAGCGCATTGAGGGCCGTCGGCTTGATGCCGGCGGCCCTTTCTTGCGCGACTGGCCCTAACCAACCCGGGTGACTAGCCAAAGGAGAAGAAATGATCTACGACGGACTTGACGTAATCGAGCGCTACCGCGGCCTTTCTCGGGGCCTTGATGTGCTTATCGACTGGCTTGGTAAGAACGATCCCAAGGACCTGCCGCTGGGCAAGACCGAGATCGACGGAAGCCGCGTCTTCGCAAACGTCATGGAGGCCAAGACCAAGAGGCGCGAGGACGCGCGCTTTGAGTTCCACCACAGGTATGCGGATGTGCAGATTGACCTCGAGGGCGAGGAGCGCTTCTTCACGACCCCGGGCGCCACGGACGTGACCGTGGAGTACGACGAGACTGCCGACAAGGGCCACTGCCTCGCCTCCGAGGGCAACGATGACATTCTGGGCGGCACCCTCGCCCACGGCCACTTTGTGATGTACGTGCCCGGTGAGCCTCACATGTGCAACATCGTCATGCCCGAGGCCGAGGTCGGCCCCATCAAGAAGATCTGCTTCAAGGTGATCTCTGACCAGTATTGGGACGAGGCATAGGGCTTCTTGGCGTCTGAGCATGGCCCCTATAGGGTAAAGTGAGACTTATTGTAGAGGTGCCCGGCACGGCAACCTTGGTGAGCCCTTGCCCCTCCTGGGGAATTATGATCGGGCACTGATCTGCCGGGCGATTCAATCCCAGGAGGAGTGAACGTGAAAGAGTACCTATCATCTGCCGACGACGTTCTTTCCGCACAGGGGACCGACGGCGAGTCGGGCCTCTCTGAGGCGGCGGCGTCCGAGCGCCTGGCCAAGCACGGCCCCAACAAGCTGAAGGAAGAGGAGAAGACCCCGCTGTGGATCCGCTTCTTCCAGCAGATGGCTGACCCCATGGTCATCATGCTCATCGTCGCCGCCATCATCAGCGCGGCAACGGGGATGATCAAGGGCGAGGCCGACTGGGCCGACGTGATCATCATCATGTTCGTGGTCGTGGTCAACTCCGTGCTCGGCGTGGCTCAGGAGGCCAAGAGCGAGGAGGCCCTCGCGGCCCTGCAGGAGATGAGCGCGGCCCAGTCCAAGGTCATGCGCGGCGGCAAGCTGGTGCACCTTCCGAGCTCGGAGCTCGTTCCCGGCGACGTGGTGTTGCTCGAGGCCGGAGACGCTGTTCCGGCGGACTGCCGCGTTCTCGAGAGCGCCTCGATGAAGATCGAGGAGGCGGCCCTCACCGGCGAGTCCGTGCCGGTCGAGAAGCACGCAGACGCGATCGAGCTTGCGGCAGGCGTCGATGACGTGCCCCTGGGAGACCGCAAGAACATGTGCTACATGGGCTCCACGGTGGTCTACGGCCGCGGTCGCGCCGTTGTCTGCGGCACGGGCATGGACACCGAGATGGGCAAGATCGCGGGTGCCCTGTCCGAGGCCAAGGAGGAGCTCACCCCGCTCCAGGTCAAGCTGGCGGAGCTCTCTAAGATCCTGACCATCCTGGTCATCGTCATCTGCATCGTCATCTTTGGCGTCGACATTATCCGTCACGGCGTGGGCAACGTCCTCACCGACCCGACGGCCCTTCTCGACACCTTCATGGTTGCCGTGTCCCTGGCCGTTGCCGCCATCCCCGAGGGTCTGGTGGCCGTCGTCACCATTGTGCTCTCCCTTGGCGTGACCAAGATGGCCAAGCGCCAGGCAATCATCCGCAAGCTCTCTGCCGTCGAGACCCTCGGCTGCACGCAGATCATCTGCTCCGACAAGACGGGCACGCTGACCCAGAACAAGATGACCGTCGTCAAGCACGAGCTTGCTTCCGAGGAGAACCACTTCCTTGCCGGTATGGCCCTGTGCTCCGACGCAAAGTGGGATGCCGAGAAGGGCGAGGCCGTGGGCGAGCCCACCGAGTGTGCCCTCGTGAACGACGCCGGCAAGGCCGGGATGACCAACCTTGTGGCCGAGCACCCGCGCGTGGGCGAGGCTCCCTTTGACTCCGGACGCAAGATGATGTCTGTCGTCGTCGAATCCCTCGACGGCAAGTACGTGCAGTTCACCAAGGGCGCGCCCGACGTAATTCTTGGCCTGTGCACCAAGGTCTACGAGGACGGCAAGGTCGTCCCGATGACCGAGGAGCGTCGCGACCAGATCCTTGCCGCCAACAAGGGCATGGCCGACGAGGCCCTGCGCGTCCTCGCCCTGGCAGATAGGATCTATGACGAGGTCCCCGGCGATTGCTCCGCAGCCGCCCTCGAGCACGACCTCACCTTCTGCGGCCTCTCCGGCATGATCGACCCGGTCCGTCCCGAGGTCGCCCCGGCCATCACCGAGGCCCACGACGCCGGCATCCGCGTGGTCATGATCACGGGCGACCACATTGACACCGCCGTTGCCATTGCCAAGCAGCTCGGCATCGTGACCGACCGCTCCCAGGCCATCACCGGCGTCGAGATCGACAAGATGAGCGACGAGGAGCTTGACGCCCGCATCGCCGACTACGGCGTCTACGCGCGCGTCCAGCCCGAGCACAAGACCCGCATCGTCGAGGCCTGGAAGAAGAAGGACCGCATCGTCGCCATGACCGGCGACGGCGTCAACGACGCCCCGTCCATCAAGCGCGCCGACATCGGCGTGGGCATGGGCATCACGGGCACCGACGTCACCAAGAACGTGGCCGACATGGTGCTTGCCGACGACAACTTCGCGACGATCATCAACGCCTGCGAGGAGGGCCGCCGCATCTACGACAACATCCGCAAGGTGATCCAGTTCCTTCTCTCCGCCAACCTTGCCGAGGTGTTCTCCGTCTTCATCGCCACGCTCATCGGCTTCACGATCTTCCAGCCGGTGCAGCTGCTGTGGGTCAACCTCGTGACCGACTGCTTCCCGGCCCTTGCCCTGGGCATGGAGGAGGCCGAGGGTGACGTCATGAAGCGCAAGCCCAGGAATGCCAAGGATGGCGTCTTTGCCGGTCACATGGGCCTGGACTGCATCGTTCAGGGCCTCGTCATCACCGCGCTCGTCCTGGCCAGCTTCTTTGTGGGCGTCTACTTTGACATGGGCTACATCAACATTGCCGATATGATCGCCGGCACCGCCGATGAAGAGGGCGTCATGATGGCGTTCATCACGCTGAACATGGTCGAGATCTTCCACTGCTTTAACATGCGCAGCCGTCGCGCCTCCCTCTTTGCCATGAAGAGGCAGAACAAGTGGCTGTGGGGCGCCTCCGCCCTGGCCCTGGTCCTCACTGTCATCGTGACCCAGGTACCCGCCCTTGCCCTGATGATCTTCGGCGATGTTACCCTTGAGCTGCGCGGCGTTCTGTGGGCGCTTCTGCTGGCCTTCCTGATCATCCCGATCAACGAGGCCTACAAGGCCATCATGCGCGCGGTCGAGAAGGACCAGTAGCAAGAGATTGAGGAACTGTGGCTAAGCGTTCTAGCAAGAGTGGTAGGAAGACGCGAAGCAGGAGAGCCGGTGGGGCCCAGCAGGGGGTCCTGCCGGCTCTTTCCTCGCTGACGGAGCTCCCGGCGTTTGGGGAGCTCTCTGTCAGCGAGCGGCAGCGCGAGGCGTTTCTGGCTGCCCAGGCGCGAGCTGGGCGGGCTGGCGAGAATGCCGACGAGCTTGTGATGGGCTGCGTCGTCCGCCTTGACCGCGGGTACCCCGCCGTGTGCAGCGAGGGGGAGACCTTTAGGGCGGAGTTTGCCACGAGGCTCACCAAGGGCGGGCTTGCCGGCCAGGAGAACTCCCGGGTGGCCGTGGGCGACTGGGTGTGTGCGCGCCTGCCCGATGGCCACGAGATGGGCCTCATCGAGGAGATTCTGCCGCGCGAGAGCGACATAGCGCGCTGGCGCGGAAAGGCCCGCGGAGAGAAGCAGACCCTTGCCGCCAACGTTGACGTGGTGCTTGTGGTTCAGCAGCTCGGAGAGCGCGAGGTGTCCTGCGAGCGCATCGCCCGCAGTGCCGTCATTGCACGGGACTGCGGAGCGGACGTCGCCGTGGTGCTGACCAAGGCGGACCGGGCGAGCGATGGCGTCCTTGCGAGGGATGTCGCTGCCGTGAGGGAGGTCCTTGGCGAGGGATGCCACCTGGCGCTCACGTCCTCTGCTGCCAGGGGCGACGAGGCGACGCGCGTCCGCAGGGCCGCCGACGAGCTTGGCGTCTCTTGGGGAGAGGACGCCGTCAGGGCGCTTGTGCCCGAGGGCGTGGTCGCTATCGTGCTGGGAGAGTCGGGAGCGGGCAAGTCGACGCTGCTGAACGCGCTTCTCGGCCGCGACGTGCTGGAGACGGGCGCCGTCCGTGCGGCAGACGACGCCGGAAGGCACACAACGGTGGCCAGGAGAATGGTCTCTCTTCCGGGCGCCGGCGTCATAGTCGACGAGCCTGGGCTGAGGAGCCTGCCCATCGTCGGTCACGAGCGCGGCCTGGCCAAGGTCTTTCCAGAGATTACGGAGGCGGCCACGCAGTGCCGCTTTCGCGACTGCACGCATACCCACGAGCCGGGGTGCCAGGTGCGGCAGGCTCACGCCGATGCGGAGCCGGGCTTCTCTGACGTGCGGGTTAGCTGCTACCTCGCCCTGGCGCGCGAGATGCGCGAGAGCGCGGCGAGCCTAGACCCGGATGTGGTCATCTAGCCGGTTGGCACAATGGAGCGGTTTCTCTGAAAGCCCGCGTGGCGCCCCTTGGGCCACGCGGGCTTTTGCGTGTGGCCGTGCGCGCGTCCGTGTGAAGGAACCGTGAAGTGGAGAAAGCCACTTTAGTTGGCTAAAGCCAAATGAGCCGAGTTTGAGAGGCCCGCGTCTCAAGCTAGGCGCCCTGACGTGAAAGCCACGTGTCCGCCAGCCGCAAGAAATCGGAAAGGCCAATTCTCCGACGAGGCGGTGAGGCTCTTGGCCGAAGGCGAGAATGCCCTCACCTTGATTGGCACCGCGGGTGCCTTGGAGTGCGGGGGAGGGCTTGAGGATGACACGGAGAGTGAGGCTGGCGCTGGCTGCGGCGTTCTCGCTGTTGACGCTCGTGCTATGCCTGGCCTACGGGCAGCAGGTTCGCGCGGATGCCGACCGAGAGCGTGCGGAGGCACTCGAGCGCTATGGCGGCGAGGTCACCAAGGTGGTCGTTGCCGGGCAGGCCCTTGAGGTGGGCGACGTGGTGTCTCGCCAGAACGTCGTGGAGCGCGACTGGGTAAGCGACCTCGTTCCCAAGGGCAGCTACGTCTCGCTCGACGAGGTCGTCGGACGCCAGGTCACGGTTCCGGCAAGCGAGGGCTCTCCCGTCACGCAGCTCAACTTCAGGGAGGCGGCAACCTCTGCGGACGTTCCGGACGGCTACGTTGCCGCATCCGTTCCGTTTGGCGAGAAGCTCGGCCTGCCTTCGGACATTGGGGTCGGCACAAGAGTCGTGGCCTTCAGGGTCGGGGAGTCCGGAGCGCGGGTCCTGAGCGATGACGTGCAGGTGATCTCCTCCCTCGGGGAGGGCGGTGCGCTGGGGGCGCGAGCCAGCGTCACGCTGGCGGTGAGGCCGCAGGCCGTGGCGGAGCTCCTGGTTGCGGGCGGAGAGGGCTCCCTGCGCCTGATCGTGCCGGCGGAGGGCGTGTCGGTGAGCGAACGCCAGCAGGCTCCTGCCGAGGTGACGGCGGAGGTCCCTGCGGATTCCGACAAGAATGGGGGCGCGGACGATGAGTGATGCCTGCGAGTGGGTTGGCTATTGCATCGATGAGGGCATAGGGGACCTGCAGAGGGCTGCGGGAACACTTGGGGCGCTTGACGAGCTCTCGATGGCCCATGACGCCGACGAACTCAGGCGAATGGTGCGAGACAGCGAGGTCGGGGCCTTGGGCGTCATCGTCGGAATGACCTCCGACGGCGTCTCCGACGTCAACCTGGCCGCGGCCATAGCGAAAGACGGGCGCGCGAGGGTCGTGGCGCTGGTGAGGCGGGGCGCTTCGGGGTCCCTCAGGTCGCGGGCGAGAAACGCCGGCATAGACCTGGTGCTTGACCCGACGGGCGAGGAATGCCGGGAGGCGGAGCCGCCTTCTTCGCTCCCGTCTAGCCCCCCGTCCGCCGACCCACGGAGCCTGCTGGGACAGCTCGAGAGGCGTGCCCCCGTGATAGCCCTCTGCTCGGGCCGCGGCGGCGCCGGAAAGACGACCATCGTCGCGGGGATGGCCTGCGCGGCTGCTCGATGGGGCATGAGGGTGGCGGCCGTCGACCTCGACCTCTCCTGCGGAAACCTGCACTCGTGCTTTGGCGTGAGGCCGGTCGTTGACCCAACGAGCCTGGTGGGCGAGCGGGGGTCGGAGGGCCACGCGCTCTTCTCGGCGTCTCCGGGGGTGAGTGTGACGGCGCCCTGCGGCAGGCCCGAGATGTCCGAGCTTGTCATGCCGCAGGCGGCGTCTTTGGTGGCGAGGGCCGCCGAGGGGACGGACCTGGTCTTGGTGGATACCTCGACGACGTTTACGGACGCCGTCGCCCAGGCGGCCCAGATGTGCGACCGGCTCGTCCTGGTGAGCGACGGCGCGCCTGGTTCCATGGCCGCGATCGCGCGCATGGGAGGCCTCGCGGTCAGGCTCGGCGTCGCGCGGACGAGGATCTCCAGGCTGGAGAATCGCGCAAACCCCCACGCAAAGACGGACTTCTCGCTTCTTCGCGCCGAGGTGGGGCTTGAGGCCGCGAGGGTGTTTCGCGTGTTTGACGGTGGGGCTGAGGTTTCCGAGCTGATTGCGGCGGGGCAGGTTGCGTCCCTGATGGGGCTGACGGGGCCTTTCTCTCGGTCGGTCTCTGCGGTGACGGCACAGCTTCTGCTGGAGCTCGGGCGCCTTCCCGACGACGAGGAGGCGCGCAGGCTCTCTGAGGAGCAGACCACCAAGAGGTGGCCGTTCTCCCTGGGCCTGCGGAGGGAGGCGAGGTAGGTGTCTGTCCTGGAGCGCGTGCGCGAGGTCGAGCGCGTGCAGGGTGCAGTCGAGCCGGGCGCCGCCTCTCTGAGGGGAGCAAGGGAGCGTCTGAAGGCTGACCTCGTCGACCGCTTGGGCCTGGACGCGATGGCGGGGATGCTGGCGGGCGAGGGAGGTGCGCGGGCGCGGGCGGAGCTGTCGGTGGCACTTGAGTCCGCCCTCAACACCGGCGAATACGAGGACGTTGCCCTGTGTGACAGGGCAAGCCTGGTTGACCAGGTGCTCGACGAGGTCTGCGGCCTCGGACCCATTCAGCCGCTGCTGGAGGATGACTCGATCACCGAGGTCATGATCAACGGGTGCGACGCGCTCTTCTACGAGCGTGGCGGGGAGATATGCCAGGCAGAGACGCGCTTTGACTCGCCGGAGCAGATCATGATCGCCATCGACCGCATCCTGGCGCCCCTCGGGCGAAGGCTGGACAGGGCGAGCCCCCTGGTGAGCGCCCGCCTGCCAAACGGAGACCGCGTGAACGCCGTCGCGGACCCAATCTCCATCGACGGGCCCTCCATCACCATCCGCAAGTTCTCCGACCGCGCGTGGACGCTGCGGCGCCTGGTGGGGCTGGGGGCGCTTCCGGCCTGGTACGCGACCCTGCTGTCTTGGGCGGTGAGGACCAAGTGCGGCATTGCCGTGGCGGGAGGGACGGGCTCCGGCAAGACGACGCTGCTCAACGCCCTCTCGTGCGAGATCGGGCCGCGCGAGCGAATCGTGACCATCGAGGACTCGGCGGAGCTGAGGTTTGACAGCCACCTCAACGTGGTGCGGCTTGAGGCGAGAGACGCATCCATCGAGGGGA
Protein-coding regions in this window:
- a CDS encoding SAF domain-containing protein, whose product is MTRRVRLALAAAFSLLTLVLCLAYGQQVRADADRERAEALERYGGEVTKVVVAGQALEVGDVVSRQNVVERDWVSDLVPKGSYVSLDEVVGRQVTVPASEGSPVTQLNFREAATSADVPDGYVAASVPFGEKLGLPSDIGVGTRVVAFRVGESGARVLSDDVQVISSLGEGGALGARASVTLAVRPQAVAELLVAGGEGSLRLIVPAEGVSVSERQQAPAEVTAEVPADSDKNGGADDE
- a CDS encoding YhcH/YjgK/YiaL family protein, with the translated sequence MIYDGLDVIERYRGLSRGLDVLIDWLGKNDPKDLPLGKTEIDGSRVFANVMEAKTKRREDARFEFHHRYADVQIDLEGEERFFTTPGATDVTVEYDETADKGHCLASEGNDDILGGTLAHGHFVMYVPGEPHMCNIVMPEAEVGPIKKICFKVISDQYWDEA
- a CDS encoding cation-translocating P-type ATPase yields the protein MKEYLSSADDVLSAQGTDGESGLSEAAASERLAKHGPNKLKEEEKTPLWIRFFQQMADPMVIMLIVAAIISAATGMIKGEADWADVIIIMFVVVVNSVLGVAQEAKSEEALAALQEMSAAQSKVMRGGKLVHLPSSELVPGDVVLLEAGDAVPADCRVLESASMKIEEAALTGESVPVEKHADAIELAAGVDDVPLGDRKNMCYMGSTVVYGRGRAVVCGTGMDTEMGKIAGALSEAKEELTPLQVKLAELSKILTILVIVICIVIFGVDIIRHGVGNVLTDPTALLDTFMVAVSLAVAAIPEGLVAVVTIVLSLGVTKMAKRQAIIRKLSAVETLGCTQIICSDKTGTLTQNKMTVVKHELASEENHFLAGMALCSDAKWDAEKGEAVGEPTECALVNDAGKAGMTNLVAEHPRVGEAPFDSGRKMMSVVVESLDGKYVQFTKGAPDVILGLCTKVYEDGKVVPMTEERRDQILAANKGMADEALRVLALADRIYDEVPGDCSAAALEHDLTFCGLSGMIDPVRPEVAPAITEAHDAGIRVVMITGDHIDTAVAIAKQLGIVTDRSQAITGVEIDKMSDEELDARIADYGVYARVQPEHKTRIVEAWKKKDRIVAMTGDGVNDAPSIKRADIGVGMGITGTDVTKNVADMVLADDNFATIINACEEGRRIYDNIRKVIQFLLSANLAEVFSVFIATLIGFTIFQPVQLLWVNLVTDCFPALALGMEEAEGDVMKRKPRNAKDGVFAGHMGLDCIVQGLVITALVLASFFVGVYFDMGYINIADMIAGTADEEGVMMAFITLNMVEIFHCFNMRSRRASLFAMKRQNKWLWGASALALVLTVIVTQVPALALMIFGDVTLELRGVLWALLLAFLIIPINEAYKAIMRAVEKDQ
- the rsgA gene encoding ribosome small subunit-dependent GTPase A, translating into MAKRSSKSGRKTRSRRAGGAQQGVLPALSSLTELPAFGELSVSERQREAFLAAQARAGRAGENADELVMGCVVRLDRGYPAVCSEGETFRAEFATRLTKGGLAGQENSRVAVGDWVCARLPDGHEMGLIEEILPRESDIARWRGKARGEKQTLAANVDVVLVVQQLGEREVSCERIARSAVIARDCGADVAVVLTKADRASDGVLARDVAAVREVLGEGCHLALTSSAARGDEATRVRRAADELGVSWGEDAVRALVPEGVVAIVLGESGAGKSTLLNALLGRDVLETGAVRAADDAGRHTTVARRMVSLPGAGVIVDEPGLRSLPIVGHERGLAKVFPEITEAATQCRFRDCTHTHEPGCQVRQAHADAEPGFSDVRVSCYLALAREMRESAASLDPDVVI
- the pyk gene encoding pyruvate kinase — protein: MGFTKKTKIVCTMGPSTEDEEVLRQLILHGMNVARFNFSHGSHEYHRQMIEKVRNISKELGIPVAILLDTKGPEVRTGLLEDGKKVTVKTGDELVISAQPTGENFHGNAGHISLDYLNLPKEVTKGSIILIDDGLIGLEVDHVEGNDMYCVVTNGGEIGERKGVNIPNVNIGLPSVTPQDRADIMFGCELGIDAIAASFIRDAKAVDEIRQICVEMGAPHVQIFPKIESALGVENFDEILHVSDGIMVARGDLGVEVPAAKVPHIQKTIIKKCAEHYKPVITATQMLDSMIRNPRPTRAEVNDVANAVMDGTDCVMLSGETASGKYPIDAVRTMAEICKETEKYLPENEHYYDRGGVRNVNGATGFAAVEMADRVGAKCIIVPTHSGRSARLVSKFRPKVPLYAMSPSDESVRRTCFYWGVYAYRTTEQGSLTNTLYNALTTAKENKVVDAGDIVVLTAGDPQTSPRQGDYTTSTNLAMIAQVQ
- a CDS encoding 2-hydroxyacid dehydrogenase, producing the protein MKILFYGTASYDKDSFNRELKSYPNIKIDFIETNLTPMTAALARGYDAVCAFVNADAGAMTLEILAGFGVKLVLMRCAGFDAVNVPVAKDLGMKVTRVPAYSPQAIAEHAMGLALCANRRIHKGYNRVRDNDFNLEGLVGETLYGKTAGIIGTGRIGAALCRICKGFGMKVLGSDLYPNMQLVEEGVVDEYVDYDELYRRSDLISLHAFLNEESRHMINDDSIAKMKDGVIFVNTGRGGLVDTQALIRGILSGKIGAAGLDVYDEEGPNVYQDRAGEIIDSVTSRLCSFPNVVMTSHQAFFTKEALGEIARVTLDNAQAFANGTDFVERSVVC
- a CDS encoding CpaF family protein, encoding MSVLERVREVERVQGAVEPGAASLRGARERLKADLVDRLGLDAMAGMLAGEGGARARAELSVALESALNTGEYEDVALCDRASLVDQVLDEVCGLGPIQPLLEDDSITEVMINGCDALFYERGGEICQAETRFDSPEQIMIAIDRILAPLGRRLDRASPLVSARLPNGDRVNAVADPISIDGPSITIRKFSDRAWTLRRLVGLGALPAWYATLLSWAVRTKCGIAVAGGTGSGKTTLLNALSCEIGPRERIVTIEDSAELRFDSHLNVVRLEARDASIEGTGEVTIRDLVKNALRMRPDRIVVGEVRGEECIDMLQAMNTGHEGSLTTLHAGSAEEAVLRLVLMARFGMDLPTELIEEQIATAVDLIVMARRLPSGKRVMASASLVGRGRGSEVVELEEIVSFDQALCKWTLLAEPPFVERGVRDGTIPRQEVEAWRSSL
- a CDS encoding AAA family ATPase: MSDACEWVGYCIDEGIGDLQRAAGTLGALDELSMAHDADELRRMVRDSEVGALGVIVGMTSDGVSDVNLAAAIAKDGRARVVALVRRGASGSLRSRARNAGIDLVLDPTGEECREAEPPSSLPSSPPSADPRSLLGQLERRAPVIALCSGRGGAGKTTIVAGMACAAARWGMRVAAVDLDLSCGNLHSCFGVRPVVDPTSLVGERGSEGHALFSASPGVSVTAPCGRPEMSELVMPQAASLVARAAEGTDLVLVDTSTTFTDAVAQAAQMCDRLVLVSDGAPGSMAAIARMGGLAVRLGVARTRISRLENRANPHAKTDFSLLRAEVGLEAARVFRVFDGGAEVSELIAAGQVASLMGLTGPFSRSVSAVTAQLLLELGRLPDDEEARRLSEEQTTKRWPFSLGLRREAR